In Panulirus ornatus isolate Po-2019 chromosome 9, ASM3632096v1, whole genome shotgun sequence, one genomic interval encodes:
- the LOC139750271 gene encoding uncharacterized protein isoform X1: MRLGQASAVASRLLLLLGIFAKGCWGLRVSGVLVPPVVVSGSAVQLVCNYEHTHDRPDPLYSVKWYRGVNQFYEYIPKRDPPVRVYQLPHIHIDEVGSSGPMVRLTGVTRATSGTFRCEVMGDKPYFETDDHAVNMTVVEVPRWGPEVKSVLTGPRVRPGDVVGARCVVGQSDPPAHIAWTLNAAEPPPHAHVHRSLQTDQRGRSTQVSELETVVTASSFRRGALTLGCDVRLSTIYHKTANLTLIHADHPQPAGFGWFSSAGSSPRSSLLLLLLLLAVVLLLL, encoded by the exons ATGAGGCTGGGTCAAGCGTCGGCTGTGGCCTCGCGACTCCTGCTTCTTCTCGGAATCTTCGCCAAGG GCTGTTGGGGTCTGCGGGTGTCTGGGGTGCTGGTGCCGCCGGTGGTGGTGTCTGGGTCGGCGGTGCAGCTGGTGTGTaactacgaacacacacacgaccgacCCGACCCGCTCTACTCGGTCAAGTGGTACCGGGGCGTCAACCAGTTCTACGAGTACATCCCCAAGAGGGACCCGCCTGTCCGGGTCTACCagctccctcacatacacatcgAC gaggtgggCAGCTCGGGGCCCATGGTGAGGCTGACGGGCGTGACGCGAGCCACCTCCGGCACCTTCCGTTGTGAGGTCATGGGCGACAAACCATACTTCGAGACGGACGACCACGCCGTCAACATGACTGTGGTCG AGGTGCCCAGGTGGGGTCCCGAGGTGAAGAGCGTGCTGACGGGACCCAGGGTGAGGCCTGGGGACGTGGTAGGGGCGCGCTGTGTGGTGGGCCAGTCCGACCCACCCGCCCACATCGCCTGGACCCTCAACGCTGCGGAGCCGCCTCCACACGCGCACGTCCACCGCTCCCTGCAGACAGACCAACGCGGCCGCAGCACCCAGGTCTCG GAGCTGGAGACGGTGGTGACGGCGTCGTCGTTCAGGCGTGGGGCCCTGACGTTGGGATGCGACGTCCGGCtctccaccatctaccacaagacAGCCAACCTCACCCTCATCCACGCCGACCACCCACAACCAGCTGGGTTCGGCTGGTTCTCTTCGG cAGGTTCCTCCCCACGATCTTctttgctcctgctcctgctcctgctggctgttgtcctgctgctgctgtga
- the LOC139750271 gene encoding uncharacterized protein isoform X2 — MRLGQASAVASRLLLLLGIFAKGCWGLRVSGVLVPPVVVSGSAVQLVCNYEHTHDRPDPLYSVKWYRGVNQFYEYIPKRDPPVRVYQLPHIHIDEVGSSGPMVRLTGVTRATSGTFRCEVMGDKPYFETDDHAVNMTVVEVPRWGPEVKSVLTGPRVRPGDVVGARCVVGQSDPPAHIAWTLNAAEPPPHAHVHRSLQTDQRGRSTQVSELETVVTASSFRRGALTLGCDVRLSTIYHKTANLTLIHADHPQPAGFGWFSSGSSPRSSLLLLLLLLAVVLLLL; from the exons ATGAGGCTGGGTCAAGCGTCGGCTGTGGCCTCGCGACTCCTGCTTCTTCTCGGAATCTTCGCCAAGG GCTGTTGGGGTCTGCGGGTGTCTGGGGTGCTGGTGCCGCCGGTGGTGGTGTCTGGGTCGGCGGTGCAGCTGGTGTGTaactacgaacacacacacgaccgacCCGACCCGCTCTACTCGGTCAAGTGGTACCGGGGCGTCAACCAGTTCTACGAGTACATCCCCAAGAGGGACCCGCCTGTCCGGGTCTACCagctccctcacatacacatcgAC gaggtgggCAGCTCGGGGCCCATGGTGAGGCTGACGGGCGTGACGCGAGCCACCTCCGGCACCTTCCGTTGTGAGGTCATGGGCGACAAACCATACTTCGAGACGGACGACCACGCCGTCAACATGACTGTGGTCG AGGTGCCCAGGTGGGGTCCCGAGGTGAAGAGCGTGCTGACGGGACCCAGGGTGAGGCCTGGGGACGTGGTAGGGGCGCGCTGTGTGGTGGGCCAGTCCGACCCACCCGCCCACATCGCCTGGACCCTCAACGCTGCGGAGCCGCCTCCACACGCGCACGTCCACCGCTCCCTGCAGACAGACCAACGCGGCCGCAGCACCCAGGTCTCG GAGCTGGAGACGGTGGTGACGGCGTCGTCGTTCAGGCGTGGGGCCCTGACGTTGGGATGCGACGTCCGGCtctccaccatctaccacaagacAGCCAACCTCACCCTCATCCACGCCGACCACCCACAACCAGCTGGGTTCGGCTGGTTCTCTTCGG GTTCCTCCCCACGATCTTctttgctcctgctcctgctcctgctggctgttgtcctgctgctgctgtga